The proteins below come from a single Xyrauchen texanus isolate HMW12.3.18 chromosome 3, RBS_HiC_50CHRs, whole genome shotgun sequence genomic window:
- the stag2a gene encoding cohesin subunit SA-2a, whose product MIAALDLQSDFNQEGHSWFSDKDLEDPEGRNAKPGKGKKGKQTLGEKMKGSDMKGQGRMNGHHQENGMESLSLFEIVKLGKSATQSVIDDWIESYKADRDFALLELINFFIHCSGCKGAVSSEMFRSMQNSEIIRKMTEEFDEDSGDYPLAMSGPVWKKFKVSLCEFIAVLIRQCQYSIIYDEYMMDTLISLLTGLSDSQVRAFRHTSTLAAMKLMTALVNVALNLSINMDNTQRQYETERNKSIGKRANERLELLLQKRKELQENQDEIENMMNAIFKGVFIHRYRDVIAEIRVVCIEEIGVWMKMYSDAFLNDSYLKYVGWTMYDKQGEVRLKCLTALQGLYYSRELNARLELFTSRFKDRIVSMTLDKEYDVAVQAIKLLTLVLQSSDEVLTAEDCESVYHLVYSAHRPVAVAAGEFLYKKLFSHHGPEDEGRPRRGRQCLNASLIRTTVLFFLESELHEHGSYLVDSLWDCASELLKDWESMISLLLDDPFPGEEALTDAQEAALIEIMLCAVRQTCECHPPIGRGTSRRVLTAKEKKTQSDDLTKITETFAVALPLLLAKYSVDPEKVTNLLQFPQYFDLEIYTTGRLEKHLDALLRQVHGVVEKHTDTDVLEACSMTFQALCNEDFTIYNRVDIVRSQMLDEQIDKFHRLLEDFLQEGEEPDEDDTYQVLSTLKRITAFHNAHDLTKWDLFTSNYRLLNTGLQNGDMPEQIVAHALQCTHYIILWHLAKVSEGSSTKDDLVLLRRQVRAFYMMCQSYMSSISTTVKEQAFTILCDALLIFSYQIMSSGREALEPLVFSPDASLQSELLNFILDHVFVDQDEDSSTDDEAGKIEALHKRRNLLAAFCKLIIYNVVEMKTAADIFKQYMRYYNDYGDIIKETMSKTRQIDKIQCAKTLILSLQQLFNEMLNDLGCNFDRSSSAFCGIKELARRFSLSFGLDQIKTREAIAMLHKDGIEFAFKEPSPQGEGGPPLNLAFLDILSEFSSKLLRQDKKTVHQYLERFMTFQMALQRDDCWLPLISYRNSLQAGADDDTLSVISGMSSRSSARIRRSKTTAASKRKLPEEESSCSSSDVSTWVHHVQSAPHTPVMMSSPHIVSTVLRDAKKLCPEQGYMGIYSMSNETQHTPLQQPHQHMDYNSQVAWMITQKQQQDRANMQYSKMRGHIQHAIRRGSGLMEDDEEPIVEDVMMSSEERLDDLNEGMGFDTMDIDLPPSKNRRERTELKPDYFDPSSIMDDSVLNVSMF is encoded by the exons ATGATAGCTGCTTTGGACCTCCAATCAGACTTTAACCA GGAAGGACACTCTTGGTTCTCGGACAAGGATCTTGAGGATCCTGAGGGTCGGAATGCCAAACCTGGCAAAGGAAAG AAAGGGAAGCAGACCCTTGGAGAAAAGATGAaggggtcagacatgaaaggtCAAGGGCGGATGAATGGCCACCATCAGGAGAATGGCATGGAAAGTCTCAGTTTGTTTGAGATTGTCAAATTGGGCAAGAGTGCCACACAg TCTGTGATTGATGACTGGATTGAGTCCTATAAGGCAGACAGAGACTTTGCACTGCTGGAACTCATCAACTTCTTCATCCACTGCTCTGGCTGTAAAG GTGCGGTGAGCTCTGAGATGTTCCGGAGTATGCAGAATTCTGAGATCATCAGGAAAATGACCGAAGAGTTTGATGAG gacAGTGGCGATTACCCACTGGCGATGTCAGGTCCAGTGTGGAAGAAGTTTAAAGTGAGCTTGTGTGAGTTCATCGCGGTTCTAATCCGACAGTGTCAGTACAGCATCATTTATGATGAGTACATGATGGACACACTCATCTCTCTCCTCACCGGCCTGTCAGACTCGCAGGTCAGAGCATTCAGACACACCAGCACCCTGGCAG CAATGAAGCTGATGACTGCTCTGGTGAATGTTGCGCTGAATTTGAGCATCAACATGGACAACACACAGAGACAATATGAGACAGAACGCAACAAGAGCATTGGGAAACGAGCCAATGAACGCTTGGAGCTCTTGCTGCAGAAACGCAAAGAG CTCCAAGAGAACCAGGATGAGATTGAGAACATGATGAATGCCATTTTTAAAGGTGTATTCATCCACAGATACAG GGATGTGATTGCTGAGATCAGGGTGGTTTGTATAGAGGAAATTGGTGTGTGGATGAAGATGTACAGTGATGCGTTTCTGAATGACAGTTACTTGAAATACGTGGGCTGGACCATGTATGATAAG CAAGGTGAGGTTCGTCTGAAATGTCTTACAGCTCTTCAGGGTTTGTATTATAGCAGAGAGCTCAACGCCAGACTGGAACTTTTCACCAGCCGCTTCAAG GATCGTATTGTTTCCATGACTCTGGATAAGGAATATGATGTTGCTGTTCAGGCTATTAAGCTGCTGACACTGGTTCTGCA GAGTAGTGATGAGGTCTTGACAGCTGAAGACTGTGAGAGTGTGTATCACCTGGTTTACTCTGCCCACCGACCGGTTGCTGTGGCAGCAGGGGAGTTCCTCTACAAAAA GTTATTCAGTCATCATGGTCCAGAGGATGAAGGTCGGCCCAGGAGAGGCAGGCAGTGTTTGAATGCTAGTCTCATCAGAACAACTGTTTTGTTCTTTCTGGAGAGTGAG CTCCACGAGCACGGCTCTTACCTGGTGGACAGCTTGTGGGACTGTGCATCAGAGCTTCTGAAGGACTGGGAGAGTATGATCAGTCTTCTGCTGGATGATCCGTTCCCTGGAGAAGAGG CTCTCACGGATGCTCAGGAAGCAGCTCTGATTGAGATCATGCTCTGCGCTGTCAGACAGACATGTGAGTGTCACCCACCCATCGGACGAGGCACGAGCAGAAGG GTTTTGACagctaaagaaaagaaaacccaGTCGGATGATCTCACAAAAATCACTGAAACGTTTGCTGTGGCTCTGCCTCTGTTACTGGCTAAA TACTCAGTGGACCCTGAGAAGGTCACTAATCTGTTGCAGTTCCCTCAGTATTTTGATTTGGAGATCTATACAACTGGCCGGCTGGAAAAG CATCTGGATGCTTTGCTGCGTCAGGTTCATGGTGTGGTGGAAAAGCACACAGACACAGATGTGTTAGAGGCATGTTCTATGACGTTTCAAGCTCTGTGCAATGAGGATTTTACCATCTATAACCGTGTGGATATCGTCCGAAGCCAGATGCTTGATGAACAGATCGACAAGTTCCACCGCCTGCTTGAGGACTTCCTGCAGGAG GGGGAGGAGCCTGATGAAGACGACACCTATCAGGTTTTGTCAACACTCAAGAGAATCACAGCTTTCCACAa TGCCCATGACCTCACTAAATGGGATCTTTTCACCAGCAACTACAGACTCTTGAATACTGGTCTGCAAAATGGGGACATGCCTGAGCAG ATTGTAGCCCATGCACTACAGTGCACTCACTACATCATACTCTGGCACTTGGCTAAAGTCTCGGAGGGCAGCTCTACAAAg GATGATTTGGTGCTTTTGCGGAGGCAAGTGAGGGCCTTCTATATGATGTGTCAGAGTTACATGAGCAGCATCAGCACCACTGTCAAAGAACAG gCCTTCACCATTCTCTGTGATGCCCTCCTGATCTTCAGTTACCAGATTATGTCATCAGGACGGGAAGCTTTAGAGCCGCTGGTCTTCAGTCCAGATGCATCTTTACAAAGTGAACTACTCAACTTTATCCTTGATCACGTGTTTGTTGACCAGGATGAGGACAGCAGCACAG ACGATGAGGCTGGTAAAATTGAGGCACTTCATAAACGCAGGAATTTACTGGCTGCCTTTTGCAAATTGATCATTTACAATGTGGTGGAGATGAAGACAGCAGCAGATATCTTCAAACAGTACATGAGA TACTATAACGATTACGGTGACATCATTAAGGAGACCATGAGTAAGACGCGTCAGATCGATAAGATTCAGTGTGCCAAGACTCTGATCCTCAGCCTGCAGCAG CTATTTAATGAGATGCTCAATGATCTGGGTTGTAACTTTGATCGTTCCTCATCTGCATTCTGTGGGATTAAAGAATTGGCCCGACGTTTCTCTCTCAGTTTTGGACTCGATCAAATCAAAACCAGAGAGGCTATTGCAATGCTCCATAA GGATGGAATAGAGTTTGCCTTTAAAGAACCCAGTCCACAAGGGGAAGGAGGCCCACCTCTCAACCTCGCTTTCCTTGACATCCTTAGTGAGTTTTCCTCCAAACTACTGCGCCAGGACAAAAAGACTGT GCACCAATATCTGGAGCGGTTTATGACATTTCAGATGGCCCTGCAGAGGGATGACTGCTGGTTGCCACTCATCTCATACCGGAACTCTCTGCAGGCCGGTGCTGACGATGACACACTGTCTGTCATCAGCGGCATGAGCAGCAGAAGCTCTGCCCGCATCCGCAGGAGCAAAACAACTGCTGCCAGCAAGAGGAAGCTACCTGAGG AAGAGAGCAGCTGTAGTAGTAGCGATGTGAGCACGTGGGTGCATCATGTGCAGAGCGCTCCTCACACTCCTGTGATGATGTCCTCACCACACATCGTCTCCACTGTCCTACGGGATGCAAAGAAGCTCTGCCCAGAGCAAGGGTACATGGGAATATACAGCATGAGCAACGAAACGCAGCATACACCTCTGCAGCAGCCGCATCAACATATGGACTACAA TTCTCAGGTCGCGTGGATGATCACCCAAAAGCAACAGCAGGACAGAGCAAACATGCAGTATAGCAAAATGAGAGGCCACATTCAGCACGCCAT TCGCCGTGGCAGCGGGCTGATGGAGGATGATGAGGAGCCAATTGTAGAGGATGTGATGATGTCATCAGAAGAACGACTGGATGATCTTAACGAGGGCATGGGCTTCGACACCATGGACATTGATCTG CCTCCATCCAAAAATCGCAGGGAGAGAACAGAGCTGAAACCAGACTACTTTGACCCTTCCTCCATAATGGATGACTCG GTTCTTAACGTCTCCATGTTCTGA
- the acsl4b gene encoding long-chain-fatty-acid--CoA ligase 4b, with protein sequence MLPQGERARSISGRPEGPYRAIESVNGLAQQAFEDVDTLDKLFLHAVKRFGQAPCLGTREVLCEEEEMQPNGKIFKKLVLGDYSWKSYEEVSQTVEFFGSGLAALGQRPCDTIAIFCETRAEWMITAQACFRRNYPLVTLYATLGEDAVTYGLNQCGASHLITSTELLQTKLKGVLSAVSGLQHVIYAGCGSVCRADYPQSLTIHSVQEVLELGAKPENLNVEYKRPVASDLALVMYTSGSTGRPKGVKMQHSNLIAGMAGQCQRIPGLGSQDTYIAYLPLAHVLELTAEISCVSYGCRVGYSSPLTLTDQSNKIKSGGKGDCSVLNPTLIAAVPEIMDRICKNVNGKLREMSVVQRTLFKMGYNYKLQQVLRGADSPLCNMLLFKNVSALLGGCVRRMLCGGAPLSASTQRFINVCFCPVAVGYGLTETCGAGTISDSSDYSTGRVGAPLICSEIKLRDWPEGGYTSEDKPHPRGEILIGGPNVAMGYYGIEVEGENENFWVDEAGQRWFFTGDIGEVHPDGCLQIVDRKKDLVKLQAGEYVSLGKVEATMKNSPLIDNICVYASSDQNYLISFVVPNQKQLTELAKKNGIEGEWEELCNHAMMEEEVLKVIKEIAVTSKLERFEVPQKIRLSSEAWTPETGLVTDAFKLKRKELKQHFIKDIERLYGAK encoded by the exons ATGTTGCCACAGGGTGAGAGAGCTCGGAGTATAAGTGGGCGTCCAGAGGGACCATATCGAGCCATAGAAAGTGTGAATGGTCTTGCCCAACAGGCCTTTGAAGATGTGGACACGCTGGACAAACTTTTTTTGCATGCTGTGAAGAGATTTGGTCAGGCACCATGTCTTGGCACCAGAGAGGTCCTTTGTGAAGAGGAAGAAATGCAGCCTAATGGGAAGATCTTCAAGAAG TTGGTCCTGGGGGACTACAGCTGGAAGAGCTATGAAGAGGTCAGCCAAACGGTGGAATTCTTTGGCAGTGGTCTGGCAGCTTTGGGTCAGCGGCCATGTGATACCATTGCCATATTCTGTGAGACACGGGCAGAATGGATGATCACTGCACAGGCCTGCTTCAGACGCAACTACCCAT TGGTAACGCTGTATGCTACTCTGGGAGAGGATGCTGTTACTTATGGACTTAATCAGTGTGGAGCCAGTCATCTGATCACCAGCACAGAACTACTGCAGACCAAACTGAAG ggtGTTTTGAGTGCAGTGTCTGGGTTGCAGCATGTTATCTATGCAGGCTGTGGAAGTGTATGTCGGGCTGATTACCCACAATCTCTCACCATCCACAGTGTGCAGGAAGTATTGGAGCTGGGGGCAAAGCCAGAGAACT tAAATGTAGAATATAAGAGGCCAGTTGCATCTGATCTTGCATTGGTGATGTACACCAGTGGATCTACGGGGCGACCCAAAGGAGTGAAGATGCAACACAGTAATCTGATTGCAGGAATGGCGGGTCAGTGCCAGAGGATCCCAGGCCTTGG TTCACAGGACACATATATAGCTTATCTCCCATTGGCTCATGTGCTGGAACTGACTGCAGAAATATCCTGTGTGTCATATGGCTGCAGGGTTGGATACTCCTCCCCACTCACACTCACGGaccag TCCAATAAAATAAAGAGTGGTGGTAAGGGAGATTGCTCTGTGCTTAATCCCACTCTCATTGCTGCAGTCCCG GAGATCATGGACCGTATCTGTAAGAATGTTAATGGGAAGTTAAGAGAGATGTCAGTGGTGCAGAGGACTCTGTTTAAAATGGGATACAATTATAAATTGCAGCAGGTGTTACGAGGAGCTGATTCTCCATTGTGCAACAT GTTGTTGTTTAAGAATGTGAGTGCGTTGCTGGGAGGGTGTGTGCGTCGGATGTTATGCGGAGGGGCTCCACTGTCCGCTTCCACACAGAgatttataaatgtgtgtttctgCCCTGTGGCCGTAGGTTATGGCCTCACAGAAACGTGTGGAGCAGGAACTATCTCAGACT CTTCTGATTATAGTACAGGACGAGTTGGAGCTCCTCTAATTTGCTCCGAGATAAAACTGCGAGACTGGCCTGAGG GTGGATACACTAGTGAGGACAAGCCGCATCCACGAGGGGAGATTTTGATTGGTGGGCCGAATGTTGCAATGGGATACTACGGGATTGAGGTGGAGGGAGAAAATGAAAACTTCTGGGTGGACGAGGCAGGACAGCGCTGGTTTTTTACTGGAGACATCGGGGAAGTTCATCCAGATGGTTGTCTGCAGATTGTTG ATCGTAAGAAGGACCTAGTGAAGCTTCAGGCAGGTGAATACGTATCCCTGGGGAAGGTAGAAGCCACCATGAAAAACAGCCCCCTTATTGATAACATCTGTGTCTACGCCAGCAG TGATCAGAACTACTTGATCAGCTTTGTGGTGCCCAATCAGAAGCAACTGACTGAGCTGGCCAAAAAGAATGGGATAGAGGGAGAGTGGGAGGAGCTTTGTAACCATGCCATGATGGAGGAAGAAGTACTAAAAGTCATCAAAGAGATTGCAGTCACCA GTAAACTGGAGAGGTTTGAGGTTCCTCAGAAGATCCGGTTAAGTTCTGAGGCTTGGACTCCAGAAACAGGGCTTGTGACAGATGCCTTCAAACTGAAGAGAAAAGAGCTCAAACAACATTTTATAAAGGACATTGAGCGGTTATATGGAGCTAAATAA